The Polyangium spumosum region AGCTCTGCCCTCCGCGCCGGGTCCCGGATCGCGTCCGGACCCGGCGACTTGCGCGCCCGTTTCACGATGACGAGCGAGCTCGGCCTGCCTGGCCGCTCGATCCGCCGCGCGGGCGCCGCCTCCTCCCATCCCGCGGGCACCGGCGGCGGGGCGAGCTTGTGCGCGAGCGATTCGCTCGTCACGTATTCGTAGGCCCAGCGCTCCGCCGTCCCTTCCGGCGGGATCGGGATGTTCATCACGCCTGACTCGTCAGTTCTTCATCTCCACGCCGCGCCCGGGCGGGAGCGGATCCCATCGTAACGAATCTCCGACCAGCGTCGAGATCCTTTTCGGCCGCCCCCCGTCGAGCCGCATCACGTAGAGCCCGGGCCCCTCGCCCGACGTGCGCGTCGAGAAAAACGCGACGAGCCGCCCGTCGGGGCTGCACGACGGATAACCATTGCGACCTTGCCCCTGCGTCAGCCGCACCATGCCTCGCCCGCGCTCGTCCGTCGAGACCAGGTCCGTATCCTTGCCGACCCCCACCGCGAAGACCGCCCGCACCCCGTCCGGGTGATTGCAGAACGTCGGCGCCGACGCGAAGAGCCCGTCCGGCGAGATTGGTTTGTCCTCCACGTAGATTCTCTGCCCGAAGCGCCCCTCGCCCGAATAGGCGAGCTTGCCGCTCGGCGTGAACGCCGGCCGCAGGGCCATGCCCACCTCGCTCGCGGGCGAGAGGCTCGCGAAATCCGGGCCCACGAACACCTTGATCGTGCTCCCGTCCGCGATCGACACGGCCACGCGTGACCGATCCCGCGAGAACGCGAGCCCGTACACCGAGCCCTTGATCGGCATGTCGACGACCTTCCCGCTCGCCGTCCGGATCCGGTATTCCCCGTTTTGCGCGCTCGAGGCCCAGTAGAGCTCCTCGCCTCTCCCGAACGCAGGCGCCACCGCGATCTCATCGACCGGCGAGACCGGCTTCGGATCGTGCCCGTCCGCGTCCACCGTGAAGACGCGCCGGAGCTTTCCCATCCCCGTGACGAACGTCATCCGGCTGGCGAACCCGCCGTTTTGCCCCGTCAGCGCCCCGATCACGAGGTCCGAGATCCGGTGGGCCTCCTCTCGCAGATCCGAGGCGGGGATCAAAAATCGTTTGTCGAGGACCGCCGCCGCCCCGTGCCGCACGAGATACACCCGCGCCCGGAGCTCCACCTTGCCCTCGGCCGGCAGGGGCCGCGCGCGCGCCTCCACGAGCGCCTCGACCTTCTTCTTCGCCCAGATCGACACATCGAGGTCCCGCGCCCCCCACGCCTCCTCGGGCGCGTCGTCGTCCGAGAGCACCTCGAATTCGCCGGAGAG contains the following coding sequences:
- a CDS encoding PD40 domain-containing protein; the encoded protein is MRLKKILLFAFALSSLSIGASKGAVADEPAPPPGDAPPNPEDLLGNIVVVAGATRPLPRIAVLPSSSWDEEDVIMRSVARRDLELSGEFEVLSDDDAPEEAWGARDLDVSIWAKKKVEALVEARARPLPAEGKVELRARVYLVRHGAAAVLDKRFLIPASDLREEAHRISDLVIGALTGQNGGFASRMTFVTGMGKLRRVFTVDADGHDPKPVSPVDEIAVAPAFGRGEELYWASSAQNGEYRIRTASGKVVDMPIKGSVYGLAFSRDRSRVAVSIADGSTIKVFVGPDFASLSPASEVGMALRPAFTPSGKLAYSGEGRFGQRIYVEDKPISPDGLFASAPTFCNHPDGVRAVFAVGVGKDTDLVSTDERGRGMVRLTQGQGRNGYPSCSPDGRLVAFFSTRTSGEGPGLYVMRLDGGRPKRISTLVGDSLRWDPLPPGRGVEMKN